Proteins encoded within one genomic window of Ammonifex degensii KC4:
- the galT gene encoding galactose-1-phosphate uridylyltransferase, which translates to MPEWRKDPVVDRWVAVSTERAKRPTDYRPPLERKKQERCPLCVGHEGDTPPEVMAFRHPGSLPDHPGWWVRVVPNKFPACRVEEEDIVRPHGPYQWRCGVGAHEVIVETPEHVPNLVNQSEGQIAEVIWAWRARLLDLRRDTRFKYIQIFKNKGSVAGASLEHTHSQLIALPMVPAEIQAELTGVKVYREEKGSCVFCDLWRYELEAGERVVEESSHFLCFVPYAARFPFEMWLVPKRHKPDFGAIEEGEVCDLAWLLKRTLYRLAQTVFDPPFNLVLHTAPVNVPEPVDYHWHIEILPRLTIMAGFELGTGYYINPTPPEMAAAALREQEVEERMVSHFV; encoded by the coding sequence TTGCCGGAATGGCGGAAAGACCCGGTGGTTGACCGGTGGGTAGCGGTGAGCACGGAACGGGCCAAGCGCCCCACCGACTACCGCCCCCCGCTGGAGCGTAAGAAGCAGGAGCGCTGTCCCTTGTGTGTGGGACACGAGGGGGATACTCCTCCGGAGGTCATGGCCTTCCGTCACCCCGGCTCTTTACCCGATCATCCCGGCTGGTGGGTACGCGTGGTGCCCAATAAGTTTCCCGCCTGCCGGGTGGAAGAGGAAGATATCGTTCGACCCCACGGCCCTTACCAGTGGCGTTGCGGGGTGGGGGCGCATGAGGTCATCGTCGAGACGCCGGAGCACGTGCCCAACCTGGTGAACCAGAGCGAAGGACAGATTGCCGAAGTAATCTGGGCTTGGCGAGCGCGTTTGCTCGATCTGCGCCGGGATACGCGCTTTAAATACATCCAGATCTTTAAGAACAAGGGTTCGGTGGCAGGAGCCTCGCTGGAGCATACCCACTCGCAGCTCATCGCCCTTCCCATGGTGCCCGCTGAGATTCAGGCAGAGCTTACGGGCGTAAAAGTCTACCGCGAAGAGAAGGGTAGCTGCGTTTTCTGCGACCTGTGGCGCTACGAGCTGGAGGCGGGGGAGAGGGTGGTGGAGGAAAGCAGTCATTTTTTGTGTTTTGTTCCCTATGCCGCCCGCTTTCCTTTTGAGATGTGGCTTGTCCCTAAGAGGCACAAGCCCGACTTCGGAGCTATTGAGGAGGGAGAGGTGTGCGATCTGGCCTGGTTGCTCAAGCGCACCCTGTACCGCCTAGCGCAGACGGTTTTCGATCCCCCTTTCAACCTGGTGCTGCACACCGCTCCGGTGAACGTGCCTGAGCCCGTGGATTACCACTGGCATATAGAAATACTCCCCCGTCTTACCATCATGGCCGGGTTCGAGCTGGGCACGGGTTACTATATCAATCCCACTCCGCCAGAGATGGCGGCGGCGGCTTTGCGGGAGCAGGAAGTAGAAGAAAGGATGGTGAGCCACTTTGTTTGA
- a CDS encoding septum site-determining protein MinC produces the protein MSRSGISIKGTREGLVIFLDAGYDFEEWKQNLKRHLESARGFFQGARFLLHPRRELPAEQEKEIVELVSQYGLVYLGRRKVVTPLSVRPQPRPSAEANTYLHRSHVRAGQILSTAENLVIMGDVHPGARVEAGGSVIVCGSLRGEVAAGKEGNPSAVIVAYRFAPVRLSIAGVSAPPPPSPLLMVKARLEGKNILLEPLFPH, from the coding sequence ATGTCTCGTTCTGGCATAAGCATAAAGGGAACGCGGGAAGGTTTGGTGATCTTTCTCGACGCCGGCTACGATTTTGAGGAATGGAAGCAGAACCTAAAGCGCCACCTGGAAAGCGCCCGGGGATTTTTCCAGGGAGCGCGCTTTCTCCTGCATCCCCGCAGGGAGCTGCCGGCCGAGCAGGAGAAAGAAATAGTGGAGCTGGTTTCCCAGTACGGCCTGGTCTACCTGGGGCGCAGAAAGGTGGTGACTCCTCTCTCCGTCCGACCGCAGCCTCGCCCTTCGGCCGAAGCTAACACTTATCTCCACCGTTCGCACGTGCGGGCGGGGCAGATCCTCAGCACCGCCGAGAACTTGGTGATAATGGGAGATGTCCACCCCGGGGCGCGGGTGGAAGCCGGAGGCAGTGTAATAGTTTGCGGAAGCCTCAGAGGGGAAGTAGCGGCAGGAAAAGAGGGCAACCCTTCGGCGGTAATTGTAGCCTACCGCTTTGCTCCCGTCAGGCTCAGCATAGCCGGGGTGTCCGCTCCTCCGCCTCCCTCTCCCCTCCTCATGGTGAAGGCCCGGCTGGAGGGAAAAAATATTCTCCTTGAGCCCCTCTTCCCTCACTAA